TTTTTAGCACTTAGGCATGGCTGTAGATTGGCTCGGGTATGCTTTCGCTGCACTGACAGCAACAGGAGGCATCGTTGGTTATATAAAAGCAGGTAATGTTCCACTAACTACCTTCCTAACTAGCTAACTGTTAAGGAGCCGCCATTATTATTGACTCGGGTTTACTGTGGGAATTATTTTtgactagtaaaaaaaaaaaaaaaatcgacttTTTGCTCTTTCCCAGTTACTTGTGCACTGTTGCAAACTACTTTCAGGGGAAAGTGCTCAAACAGTGAGCACAAACAGCGCTCCAGCAGTCACCAGATGACGCCGTcatgctcatttgcatatccaTCGAGACGTcgtgctcatttgcatatcacaACGCTTTTCGTGAACTGATTTTCTGACTGAAAGGGATTAAACGAAGTACTGAACAAGAACCCTGAAGTTTTAcagattattcattttattttattttatattattaagaTTATTGTATTATTAGAGTTTGTTGGTTTCCTAAAGTATGTTTTTTCTACCTTTCATGCTACAACAACACTAAGGACACGTCATCGGTtctaactgtttatagttatatttaatgctgtccatgaaacaagttatttcctgttgttATTATGAACATTGTAAACAGTCGTCCCCTCGCGaggctctctttttttctctttcgttCCAGAGAAAGCCGTAAAAGAGTAAACTCTGGTTACAAAGGCGTTACTGGGAGTTGGTTAACGCGTTAgtgtaatctaatgacttttcctgataatgcagtaatgtaacgtgttatattttaaattcatgcagtttgattacagttactgatgtcattAAAATTgttacttgcgttacaaattcattgttaagaaaacactattaagtaaaatgcatttttaaaatagatcACATTTGGCCCggaaagattttttctttagccctgaataattcttcacttggagcggtttgtcactgcataactgaacgtcagtaaaagaagacggcggtgttgtaattttatatcttcactGAACGGAGACGAGACCATATcggacagggtttacaggaaaatacacgtggaaacactcgtgtcttattggctgatggctctcaattctgccaaacgctagctcacattcagtgtgaggaaaaatagatatatgctgtttttttaaaaaaacgggTAGAACTGGGtagaaactgaaacagtaacatcttctgatgctgagcaggaaaataaGGTGTGTAAacgtctatatgagttccagtttacgtgaacaagATATGAGTAGAGGATaaagaaagataatgtactctaCATGGCTCTGTAgtagctaaacccatacagtgatagctaaGCTGTGAGTCCCCTTagctagcaacaccaaactagcctagctagaaaggttttatattttataggtctggtagtcctacaaacagtaacAATACCCGAGACAAGTTTCATGATAAATGCAACGTTTTCTGATCGTGTGATACATCGACTGAAAGAACTACGAGTTTCActttgcagtgtatttttgtaggtttgataggttgtgAAAGTAacgtaattagtaatctgatgacttttcacattcagtaatgtaatcagattacaattttaaaggaGTAATtcgtaatctgtagtggatcaccttttttttttttttttttttttgagtaacttacccaacactggtgttaccaaagctctgacactggagtctccttcctTCCAgctaaatgtttaataaaccttacagaaaacgtATAAATTGTCCTTTTGAATGAAATTTTCTGAAATTAGCCACTGTGTCTACTTGAATAattgggaaaataaataaataaataaataaatgtgatgtgtttttttttttttcccccccaggcAGTTTCATGTCACTGGTAGGTGGACTAGTCTTTGGGTGTTTGGCAGCACTCGGCTCTTTCCAGGTGTCTCAGAATCCGAAAAACATCTTGCTTTCATTTGGTAAGTTCCAGCAAACCGATCAAGtcaacaacgacaaaaaaacaacaggattTTGCGcgtttgcgatcgcagaaatgaacgcaaaatcaagcgaacTCCGCAGTATTCGGTGGAGCTCGCAATTTCTCAGAGTTACCGCAGATTTTCAGCAGATActggccgagacgcgtcatgtgacttCGTcgcaacgcacattcagccaaagcgctcttcaattcacgtgcgtcgaacacgagtacagctaaaaggtctcgtttaccaacaaacatcactgcgaaagaccgc
This genomic window from Ictalurus punctatus breed USDA103 chromosome 1, Coco_2.0, whole genome shotgun sequence contains:
- the tmem14cb gene encoding transmembrane protein 14Cb; its protein translation is MAVDWLGYAFAALTATGGIVGYIKAGSFMSLVGGLVFGCLAALGSFQVSQNPKNILLSFGTYGTLAVLMGVRFLSSWKIMPAGLLTGASLFMLLRLGLGLLWPRKKHS